From Granulicella sp. WH15, the proteins below share one genomic window:
- a CDS encoding glycosyltransferase family 4 protein: MGVNEAGVSQVQSRTRLAIVVSHPIQHFCPMYRDIAADGRVDLLVIFAEAGAAPKFDPGFGKVIHWQADLLEGFNHTVLSDAKPEERPKAVLAELKRFSPDVVYVHGYALPYLRATMRWAKGAGIPVLMTTDSELLHPRPWYIEAVKRVVLPWTLKSVDLFLTVGDENERYFAHYGVDRERFHRVSFSIDSKYYEKTLVRRDEARREVRERLGIPTDAMVVLTVGKMIPRKEQADLVRAFLALEKSGYRSAVLLIAGDGALRPQMEELAKPLGEAVKMPGFVGVDQLPEFYVASDVYAHPSTYDPHPLAISEALYCSLPVVASDQIGSVGATDDVQAGRNGWVYKTGDIGELTTILARLIDQPEMRRNAGKESKQLGNLHASDYCAKKFVDGALLALSRKRR; encoded by the coding sequence GTGGGAGTGAATGAGGCTGGAGTGTCGCAGGTGCAGAGCCGTACGCGGCTGGCAATCGTCGTTTCGCATCCGATTCAGCACTTCTGCCCGATGTATCGGGATATCGCCGCAGACGGCCGGGTGGATCTGCTGGTGATCTTCGCCGAGGCGGGCGCGGCTCCGAAGTTCGACCCCGGTTTCGGGAAGGTGATCCACTGGCAGGCCGATCTGCTGGAGGGTTTCAATCACACGGTGCTGTCGGATGCAAAGCCGGAAGAGCGGCCGAAGGCGGTGCTCGCGGAGCTGAAACGGTTTTCGCCGGATGTGGTGTACGTGCACGGCTACGCGCTGCCGTATCTGCGGGCGACGATGCGTTGGGCCAAGGGTGCCGGGATCCCCGTGCTGATGACGACCGACAGCGAGCTGCTGCACCCGCGGCCCTGGTATATCGAGGCGGTCAAGCGGGTGGTGCTGCCGTGGACGCTGAAGAGCGTCGATCTCTTTCTGACGGTCGGCGACGAGAACGAGCGCTACTTCGCACATTACGGTGTCGACCGCGAGCGGTTTCACCGGGTGTCGTTCTCGATCGACAGCAAATACTACGAAAAGACGCTGGTACGGCGAGACGAGGCGCGCCGCGAGGTGCGGGAGCGGCTGGGGATTCCAACCGACGCGATGGTGGTGTTGACCGTCGGCAAGATGATTCCGCGCAAGGAGCAGGCCGATCTGGTGCGGGCGTTTCTGGCGCTGGAAAAGTCGGGATATCGCTCGGCAGTGCTGCTGATCGCGGGCGACGGCGCGCTACGGCCGCAGATGGAAGAGCTGGCCAAGCCGCTGGGCGAGGCGGTGAAGATGCCGGGGTTTGTCGGGGTCGATCAGCTACCGGAGTTTTACGTGGCCTCGGATGTATATGCGCATCCGTCCACGTACGATCCGCACCCGCTGGCCATCAGCGAGGCTCTGTACTGCAGCCTGCCGGTGGTGGCTTCGGACCAGATCGGCAGCGTGGGTGCGACCGACGACGTGCAGGCGGGGCGCAACGGATGGGTCTATAAGACGGGCGATATCGGCGAGCTGACGACGATTCTGGCCAGGCTGATCGACCAGCCCGAGATGCGCAGGAACGCGGGCAAGGAGTCCAAACAACTGGGGAATCTTCACGCGTCGGACTACTGTGCGAAGAAGTTTGTGGATGGGGCGTTGCTGGCCCTCTCGCGCAAGCGGCGATAG
- a CDS encoding RNB domain-containing ribonuclease, producing the protein MHAHLPPSFDLAASATAEMIREGFHIGELPGSEAQLAQIRASLEAPAPGLHDLRHLLWSSIDNDTSRDLDQLEYAERTAKGIRVLVAIADVASAVLKDTPLDAAARAQTQTVYTAVHNFPMLPLELSTDLTSLNEHQDRRAIVCEFTVDSRGAIVSPAIYAALVRNQAQLAYSTLGPWLEGRPREDGRIEHKVFTIIGLSDQLKLQDEAAQLLRAQRIALGALDFNRTEADPVVIDGKVQSIQAVQQNRASDLIAGFMIAANETMARTLRASGRSSIRRVVRSPERWSRIVTLVAAKGTQLPDTPDSAALNTFLQAQRAADPIHYPDLSLAIIKLMGPGEYVLSIGGAEEAPGHFGLAALDYTHSTAPNRRFADLVTQRIVHAMLADTPPPYTDDELAAIAQHCNDRDTAARKVERAMQKRVAAVALESEIGRHFEGVITGANPKGTFVRVFNPPVEGMVTRGAEGLDVGDTVTVTLASTDPVHAFIDFTHP; encoded by the coding sequence ATGCACGCCCATCTGCCTCCCTCCTTTGACCTGGCCGCCTCGGCCACCGCCGAGATGATCCGCGAAGGCTTCCACATCGGTGAGCTGCCCGGCTCCGAAGCCCAACTCGCCCAGATCCGAGCCAGTCTCGAAGCTCCAGCGCCCGGCCTCCACGACCTCCGCCACCTCCTCTGGTCCTCCATCGACAACGACACCTCCCGCGACCTCGACCAGCTCGAGTACGCCGAGCGCACTGCGAAGGGAATCCGCGTGCTGGTCGCCATCGCCGACGTCGCCTCCGCCGTCCTGAAGGACACGCCGCTCGACGCCGCCGCCCGCGCCCAGACCCAGACCGTCTACACCGCTGTCCACAACTTCCCCATGTTGCCGCTGGAGCTATCCACGGACCTGACCTCGCTGAACGAGCACCAGGACCGCCGCGCCATCGTCTGTGAGTTCACGGTCGACTCCAGGGGAGCCATCGTCTCCCCGGCCATCTACGCCGCGCTCGTCCGCAACCAGGCCCAGCTCGCCTACTCGACCCTCGGCCCGTGGCTCGAAGGTCGCCCGCGTGAGGACGGACGCATCGAGCACAAGGTATTTACAATCATCGGTTTATCAGATCAATTGAAACTTCAAGATGAAGCTGCCCAGCTTCTCCGCGCCCAGCGCATCGCCCTCGGAGCCCTCGACTTCAACCGCACCGAAGCCGATCCCGTCGTCATCGACGGCAAGGTCCAGTCGATCCAGGCCGTGCAGCAGAACCGCGCCTCCGACCTCATCGCCGGTTTTATGATCGCCGCCAACGAGACCATGGCCCGCACCCTCCGTGCCTCGGGGCGGTCGTCCATCCGCCGCGTCGTCCGCTCGCCGGAGCGCTGGTCGCGCATCGTCACCCTGGTCGCGGCCAAGGGCACCCAGCTTCCCGACACGCCCGACTCCGCCGCGCTCAACACCTTCCTGCAAGCCCAGCGCGCCGCCGACCCCATCCACTACCCCGATCTCTCGCTGGCCATCATCAAGCTCATGGGTCCCGGTGAGTACGTGCTCTCCATCGGCGGCGCGGAGGAGGCTCCCGGCCACTTCGGACTGGCCGCTCTGGACTATACCCACTCCACCGCTCCCAACCGCCGCTTCGCCGACCTCGTTACCCAGCGCATCGTCCACGCCATGCTGGCCGACACGCCGCCGCCCTACACCGACGACGAGCTGGCCGCCATCGCGCAGCACTGCAACGACCGTGACACCGCCGCGCGCAAGGTGGAGAGGGCGATGCAGAAGCGGGTAGCCGCGGTGGCGCTCGAGTCCGAGATCGGCCGCCACTTCGAGGGCGTCATCACCGGGGCCAATCCTAAGGGAACGTTTGTGCGGGTCTTCAATCCGCCGGTCGAGGGCATGGTCACTCGCGGAGCCGAGGGGCTCGACGTAGGAGATACGGTAACGGTGACTCTGGCCAGCACGGACCCAGTCCACGCGTTTATCGACTTTACCCACCCTTGA
- the hpt gene encoding hypoxanthine phosphoribosyltransferase: protein MSSSTTPSNDAQFPSADPMEILFTRQQIADRVQALGDQISREYAGQSVLLIGVLKGAAIFLSDLARAIKVDNSFDFVAVSSYGRARVSSGAVKLIKDIDNPIEGKHVILVEDILDTGLTLSYLRGLMLQHKPASLKIATCLDKAERRLVPIEADYVAFQIPNRFVIGYGMDYAEHYRNLPDIRLFPEELAGH from the coding sequence ATGTCCTCCAGCACGACGCCCAGCAACGACGCCCAGTTTCCCTCCGCCGACCCCATGGAGATCCTCTTCACCCGCCAGCAGATCGCAGACCGCGTCCAGGCGCTCGGCGACCAGATCAGCCGCGAGTACGCCGGACAGTCCGTTCTGCTCATCGGCGTGCTCAAGGGCGCGGCCATCTTCCTCTCGGACCTGGCCCGCGCCATCAAGGTCGATAACAGCTTCGACTTCGTCGCCGTCTCCAGCTACGGCCGCGCCCGCGTCTCCTCGGGAGCCGTCAAGCTCATCAAGGACATCGACAATCCTATCGAGGGCAAGCACGTCATCCTGGTCGAGGACATCCTCGATACCGGCCTGACCCTGAGCTATCTGCGCGGCCTGATGCTTCAGCACAAGCCCGCCTCGCTCAAGATCGCCACCTGTCTCGACAAGGCTGAGCGCCGCCTGGTGCCCATCGAGGCCGACTACGTCGCCTTCCAGATCCCCAACCGCTTCGTCATCGGCTACGGCATGGACTACGCCGAGCACTACCGCAATCTGCCCGACATCCGCCTCTTCCCCGAAGAGTTGGCTGGACATTGA
- a CDS encoding acyltransferase, with the protein MRGLSTLGVVLLHASLWLSSHGSKVGESLPRWLRYVVFSQGGNGVSAFFAISGFLITFISIRRFGSLAELRLGTFYRIRFARIFPLLAVLLLVLSVCHLTGAPNFWIPPNTGTLRQAIFAALTFHLNWFEAAHGFLPPPWTVLWSLSVEEMFYLLFPVVCIVLLRQRWSRPLFLILLCGLILFGPFARTPWYSSNEIWLYQSYLGNIDNVALGCLFGLLTAHLAKTGRFSRSRWPLYWQLLGTLLTAFIVVWDWPRIILGWHVKRAMARSGTDVTILGFGVCLIMLGSVLRNAKGWRWTAPLRWFGRYSYEIYLSHDFVVMGVLSFFLSRHRGPVALWVVGTVLLSALLGYLLSRLVTEPANRLLRGSPVPSELRPGGVGSMSQTP; encoded by the coding sequence TTGCGTGGCCTCTCGACCCTCGGCGTGGTGCTCCTTCACGCGAGCCTCTGGTTATCCTCCCACGGCTCCAAAGTTGGAGAGAGCCTCCCGCGCTGGCTCCGCTACGTCGTCTTCAGCCAGGGCGGCAATGGCGTCTCGGCGTTCTTCGCCATCTCCGGCTTCCTCATCACCTTCATCTCGATCCGCCGCTTCGGCAGCCTGGCTGAACTTCGCCTCGGAACGTTCTACCGCATACGCTTCGCCCGCATCTTCCCCTTGCTGGCAGTACTATTGCTAGTCCTAAGCGTCTGCCATTTAACTGGCGCGCCCAATTTTTGGATCCCACCCAACACCGGCACTCTGCGGCAGGCGATCTTCGCCGCCCTCACCTTCCACCTCAACTGGTTCGAGGCCGCACACGGCTTTTTGCCGCCACCCTGGACGGTCCTCTGGTCGCTCTCAGTCGAGGAGATGTTCTACCTGCTCTTCCCCGTGGTCTGCATCGTTCTGCTACGTCAACGCTGGTCCCGCCCCTTATTTCTCATCCTTCTTTGCGGCCTCATTCTCTTCGGCCCCTTCGCCCGAACGCCCTGGTACAGCAGCAACGAGATCTGGCTCTATCAGTCCTACCTGGGCAACATCGACAACGTCGCTCTAGGCTGCCTCTTCGGCTTGCTTACAGCCCATCTAGCGAAGACTGGCCGCTTCTCCCGCTCCCGCTGGCCGCTCTATTGGCAACTTCTTGGGACACTTCTCACCGCGTTCATCGTGGTGTGGGATTGGCCGAGAATCATCCTCGGCTGGCACGTAAAGCGAGCGATGGCCCGCTCTGGAACAGACGTAACTATCCTGGGCTTCGGAGTATGCCTCATCATGCTCGGCAGCGTCCTGCGCAACGCGAAGGGCTGGCGCTGGACGGCCCCGCTGCGCTGGTTCGGACGCTACAGCTACGAGATTTATCTATCCCACGATTTCGTAGTGATGGGCGTACTCTCGTTCTTCCTCTCCCGGCACCGTGGACCGGTCGCCCTTTGGGTCGTGGGAACAGTGCTGCTATCTGCGCTTCTGGGCTACCTGCTCTCGCGCCTCGTCACGGAACCCGCAAATCGCCTCCTACGCGGCTCACCCGTCCCCTCGGAACTACGTCCCGGCGGCGTCGGCTCCATGTCACAGACGCCCTAA
- a CDS encoding prolipoprotein diacylglyceryl transferase family protein: MYPYLNIGPLHLGTFGLLLWLAAVAATVMLHRSFTRDGVDGDALNIVAMVVIAGVIGAKTWHELQSPKELAAAMHLIVRSAQGRPVQVVIGFLHWFQAGFAWFGGMLAGIGMLMWQGSATKPNGMTGLRASARMLDLAAPAAAIGYGVGRLGCLTSGDGDYGRNTTSHFWGVHMSREALVPVNPPDALVLPTPLWEFGIAMVFAWVLWRLAGRPRPLGWLTGLYLVLSGVARFLVEFERINPRLYWGMSNAQVAALGSVAAGVIVMIVVRGRAKVGGPVVAVQSVTA; encoded by the coding sequence ATGTATCCCTATCTGAATATCGGTCCGCTGCATCTGGGCACGTTCGGGCTGTTGCTGTGGCTGGCCGCGGTGGCGGCGACCGTGATGCTGCACCGCAGCTTTACCCGCGATGGGGTGGATGGCGATGCGCTGAACATCGTCGCGATGGTGGTGATCGCAGGCGTCATCGGCGCCAAGACCTGGCACGAGCTACAGAGCCCGAAGGAGCTGGCCGCGGCCATGCACCTGATCGTACGGTCGGCGCAGGGCAGGCCGGTGCAGGTTGTCATCGGTTTTCTGCACTGGTTTCAGGCCGGGTTCGCCTGGTTTGGCGGGATGCTCGCGGGCATCGGCATGTTGATGTGGCAGGGCAGTGCGACGAAGCCGAACGGGATGACCGGGCTGCGTGCGTCGGCGCGGATGCTGGACCTGGCGGCTCCGGCGGCGGCCATTGGCTACGGTGTGGGGCGGCTGGGATGCCTGACCAGCGGCGACGGCGACTACGGCCGGAACACGACCTCGCACTTTTGGGGCGTACACATGAGCAGGGAGGCGCTGGTGCCGGTGAATCCGCCGGACGCGCTGGTTCTGCCGACTCCGCTATGGGAGTTCGGGATCGCGATGGTGTTCGCGTGGGTGCTGTGGCGGCTGGCGGGCAGGCCGCGTCCTCTGGGCTGGCTGACGGGCCTGTACCTGGTGCTGAGCGGCGTGGCCCGGTTCCTGGTGGAGTTCGAGCGCATCAACCCCCGGTTGTACTGGGGCATGAGCAACGCTCAGGTGGCGGCGCTGGGCAGTGTGGCTGCCGGGGTCATTGTGATGATAGTGGTGCGGGGCCGGGCCAAGGTGGGCGGGCCGGTGGTGGCGGTGCAGTCGGTTACAGCGTGA
- the uvrA gene encoding excinuclease ABC subunit UvrA, with amino-acid sequence MTEPNLPPERIQQITIRGARTHNLKGIDVDIPHNALTVVSGVSGSGKSSLAFDTVYAEGQRRYVESLSAYARQFLERIEKPDVDHMDGLAPAIAIKQKNQTRNPRSTVATATEIYDYLRLLYARCGTVTCLHCGGIVKRDTVDEIVSTLLALPEGTRTYALFPIVRAEIKLEPMQTVESAEAPAKPAKKAAKTAKKPTTNIAAATLTDALKDRLVELRRRGYNRLYQVGNIVEFSTPESLLELNFEQPIFVLIDRLALSAEVRSRLVDAIETGYREAGEIQFHTLPRGDEAAEKLRFSSAFECTTCHRAYREPEPRLFSFNNPFGACPRCQGFGNTIDFDPNLIVPDKTKSLADNAIAPWATGKYRPMHAELIRFARANGIPTNKPWYDLTAEQQRLIDDGAGSFMGIRGFFRDLDRKKYKLHVRVFLSKYRGYALCPDCRGTRLRAEARAVLLNGRNICEISALTITAASEFFDALELSPSQLEIAGKILEEVRQRTHFLHQVGLDYLTLDRLASTLSGGEAQRIQLATSLGSRLVGALYVLDEPSIGLHTRDTAKLIHIMEELRDLGNTILVVEHDPDVIRAADYLLDLGPGAGELGGQLLAAGTVAEVMANPNSITGKYLSGRLTIPVPRYRREPGREHIRLNGARIHNLRGVDLDIPLNLLCCVTGVSGSGKSTIVHQVLYRALQQSLGQSEGGDSTGLYRELSGTQHLNEVILVDQSPIGRTPRSNPVTYIKAFDDIRALFAAQPDSKRKQLTAGSFSFNVPGGRCDVCEGDGTVTVEMQFLADIELPCEECNGTRYKSSILDVKYKNKNIHDVLNMTVKEALVYFSGHPKIIDKLHVLDEVGLSYVRLGQSATTLSGGEAQRVKLASHLATARSISNRGAVNEAAKRAASRTLYILDEPTTGLHFDDVAKLLTAFRKLIDGGGSLLVIEHNLDVIKSADWIVDMGPEGGSGGGQIVAVGTPEEIAANPASHTGHWLAPLLAEQNA; translated from the coding sequence ATGACTGAACCGAATCTTCCTCCGGAACGCATCCAGCAGATCACCATTCGCGGCGCGCGCACCCATAATCTCAAGGGCATCGACGTCGACATCCCGCACAACGCCCTCACCGTCGTCTCGGGCGTATCCGGTTCGGGCAAGTCGTCGCTGGCCTTCGACACGGTCTACGCCGAGGGCCAGCGTCGCTACGTCGAGTCGCTCTCCGCCTACGCCCGCCAGTTCCTCGAGCGCATCGAGAAGCCCGACGTGGACCACATGGACGGCCTCGCCCCGGCCATCGCCATCAAGCAGAAGAACCAGACGCGCAACCCGCGCTCGACCGTCGCCACCGCGACCGAGATCTACGACTACCTGCGCCTGCTCTACGCGCGCTGCGGCACCGTCACCTGCCTGCACTGCGGCGGCATCGTCAAGCGCGACACCGTGGACGAGATCGTCTCCACGCTGCTGGCGCTGCCCGAGGGCACCCGCACCTACGCCCTCTTCCCCATCGTCCGCGCCGAGATCAAGCTCGAGCCCATGCAGACGGTCGAGAGCGCCGAGGCCCCCGCCAAGCCAGCGAAGAAGGCCGCCAAAACCGCAAAGAAGCCGACGACCAACATCGCCGCAGCCACCCTGACCGACGCCCTCAAGGATCGCCTCGTAGAGCTGCGCCGACGCGGCTACAACCGCCTCTATCAGGTCGGAAACATCGTCGAGTTCTCCACCCCCGAGTCCCTGCTGGAGCTGAACTTCGAGCAGCCGATCTTCGTCCTGATCGACCGCCTTGCCCTGTCCGCAGAAGTCCGCAGCCGCCTCGTCGACGCCATCGAGACCGGTTACCGCGAGGCCGGAGAGATCCAGTTCCACACGCTGCCGCGCGGCGACGAAGCCGCCGAAAAGCTACGCTTCTCCTCCGCCTTCGAGTGCACCACCTGCCACCGCGCCTACCGCGAGCCGGAGCCGCGCCTCTTCTCCTTCAACAACCCCTTCGGCGCCTGCCCGCGCTGCCAGGGCTTCGGCAACACCATCGACTTCGACCCCAACCTCATCGTCCCCGACAAGACGAAGTCGCTCGCCGACAACGCCATCGCTCCCTGGGCCACGGGCAAGTACCGCCCCATGCACGCCGAACTGATCCGCTTCGCGCGCGCCAACGGCATTCCCACCAACAAGCCCTGGTACGACCTGACCGCCGAACAGCAGCGCCTCATCGACGACGGGGCTGGTTCGTTCATGGGCATCCGAGGCTTCTTCCGCGACCTCGACCGCAAAAAATACAAGCTGCACGTCCGCGTCTTCCTCTCGAAGTACCGCGGCTACGCGCTCTGCCCCGACTGCCGCGGCACCCGCCTGCGCGCCGAGGCCCGCGCCGTCCTGCTCAACGGCCGCAACATCTGCGAGATCAGCGCCCTTACCATCACCGCGGCCAGCGAGTTCTTCGACGCCCTCGAACTCTCCCCGTCACAGCTCGAGATCGCAGGCAAAATCCTCGAAGAGGTGCGCCAGCGTACGCACTTCCTGCACCAGGTCGGGCTCGACTACCTCACGCTCGACCGCCTGGCCAGCACGCTCTCGGGCGGCGAGGCCCAGCGCATCCAGCTCGCAACGTCCTTAGGGTCGCGCCTCGTAGGCGCTCTGTACGTGCTGGACGAGCCCTCCATCGGCCTGCACACACGCGACACCGCCAAGCTCATCCACATCATGGAAGAGCTGCGCGACCTCGGCAACACCATCCTCGTCGTCGAGCACGATCCCGATGTCATCCGCGCCGCCGACTACCTGCTCGACCTCGGCCCCGGAGCCGGTGAGCTGGGTGGCCAGCTCCTCGCCGCGGGCACTGTGGCCGAGGTAATGGCCAACCCCAACAGCATCACCGGCAAGTACCTCTCGGGCCGACTCACCATCCCGGTTCCGCGCTATCGCCGCGAACCGGGCCGCGAGCACATCCGCCTCAACGGCGCGCGCATCCACAACCTGCGCGGGGTCGATCTCGACATCCCGCTGAACCTGCTCTGCTGCGTCACCGGCGTCTCCGGCTCGGGCAAGTCGACCATTGTCCACCAGGTGCTCTACCGCGCTCTGCAACAGTCTCTGGGACAGTCAGAAGGGGGCGATTCCACGGGCCTCTACCGCGAACTCTCGGGCACCCAGCACCTCAACGAAGTCATCCTTGTGGACCAGTCGCCCATCGGCCGCACGCCAAGATCAAATCCGGTTACATATATCAAGGCCTTCGACGATATCCGCGCGCTCTTCGCCGCGCAGCCCGACTCCAAGCGCAAGCAGTTGACCGCCGGAAGCTTCTCCTTCAACGTCCCCGGCGGACGCTGCGACGTCTGCGAGGGCGACGGAACCGTCACGGTCGAGATGCAGTTTCTGGCCGACATCGAGCTGCCCTGCGAAGAATGTAACGGTACGCGTTACAAATCTTCCATCCTCGACGTGAAGTACAAAAACAAGAACATTCACGACGTGCTGAACATGACGGTCAAGGAGGCTCTGGTCTACTTCTCCGGTCACCCCAAGATCATCGACAAGCTGCATGTACTTGATGAGGTGGGCCTCAGCTACGTTCGCCTGGGCCAGTCCGCCACCACGCTCTCGGGCGGCGAGGCCCAGCGCGTCAAGCTCGCCTCACACCTTGCGACGGCCCGCTCCATCTCCAACCGAGGCGCAGTCAACGAGGCCGCCAAACGAGCCGCCAGCCGCACGCTTTACATCCTCGATGAGCCCACCACCGGCCTGCACTTCGATGACGTGGCCAAGCTGCTCACGGCCTTCCGCAAGCTGATCGACGGCGGTGGCTCGCTGCTGGTCATCGAGCACAACCTCGACGTCATCAAATCGGCGGACTGGATCGTGGACATGGGTCCCGAAGGTGGAAGTGGCGGCGGCCAGATCGTCGCGGTGGGTACGCCGGAGGAGATCGCCGCGAACCCCGCGAGCCACACAGGCCACTGGCTGGCTCCGCTGCTCGCAGAGCAGAATGCTTAA
- a CDS encoding M48 family metallopeptidase gives MSALLIPIFEQEYRELRPRAPIPPLDIRFRRFTSLNTTIRLREGKLLVRLSDLLEASPESVHRAIAHILLAKLYRKPIAPAHADRYRRYVSSDVVSKQAEHIRQTRGRKNISTPVGHYYDLDEVFETLNTRFFHGLMGRPTLTWSAHAARRMLGHYDAAHNTIVVSRVFDRPDTPRCAIEYLLYHEMLHLKHPVRVKAGRRCVHSREFQAEEKLFPELEEAKAYLKRL, from the coding sequence GTGTCAGCCCTGTTGATCCCGATCTTCGAGCAGGAGTACCGCGAACTCCGTCCCCGGGCTCCCATCCCCCCGCTCGACATCCGCTTCCGCCGCTTCACCTCGCTCAACACCACCATCCGCCTGCGCGAAGGCAAGCTATTGGTGCGCCTCTCCGACCTGCTCGAAGCCTCGCCCGAGTCCGTCCACCGCGCCATCGCGCACATCCTGCTGGCCAAGCTCTACCGCAAACCCATCGCGCCCGCGCACGCCGACCGCTACCGCCGCTACGTCTCCTCCGACGTCGTCAGCAAGCAGGCCGAGCATATCCGCCAGACCCGCGGACGCAAGAATATCTCCACCCCCGTCGGTCACTACTACGATCTCGACGAGGTCTTCGAGACCCTGAACACGCGCTTCTTCCACGGCCTGATGGGCCGCCCCACGCTCACCTGGAGCGCCCATGCCGCGCGCCGTATGCTGGGCCACTACGACGCAGCCCACAACACCATCGTCGTCAGCCGCGTCTTCGACCGGCCCGACACCCCGCGCTGCGCCATCGAGTACCTGCTGTACCACGAGATGCTCCACCTGAAGCATCCCGTCCGCGTCAAAGCCGGACGCCGCTGTGTCCACTCACGCGAGTTCCAGGCCGAAGAGAAGCTCTTCCCCGAACTGGAAGAGGCCAAGGCCTACCTCAAGCGGCTCTGA
- a CDS encoding tetratricopeptide repeat protein, giving the protein MPKALAVVALLRFSPALPAQIFVGEEQAQADAKAKAASDRLTEANAALEAADYPRALKLLTPLAEASPKDAHLLFDLAISQDALDQNSPAEASYRQSIADDPAYLEPRVGLGLMLARTGHTEAAHKELLEAVALKDDKEEDKPLRARAYRALARLDVATAPAAARDELLEALKLTPETPQDTELSAELAAHASNGQLAAEQAYRRSLAAVPNDPAATAGLAHLLIQQKKSAEAEPLLTAALAEHPGDSTLTVQLATLYASEGKSAQALPLVEQLHAAHPDDTAVNRLLADLYAEGGDYAKAEPLLAALSAQSPQDAVLADDHADALIHTGRNADAQAILQRIVAQPALFHTPADLGSAASHLAFAASENNDPAACLQALTVRATVLPPSPSSLFLEAISHDKLRQRKEAIEAYKRFLALANGKLPDQEFQARHRLVALQH; this is encoded by the coding sequence TTGCCCAAGGCCCTTGCAGTCGTGGCATTGCTGCGGTTCTCCCCCGCCCTGCCCGCCCAGATCTTCGTCGGCGAAGAGCAGGCCCAGGCCGACGCCAAAGCCAAGGCCGCCAGCGATCGCCTCACCGAGGCCAACGCCGCACTCGAGGCCGCCGATTACCCACGCGCTCTCAAGCTGCTGACGCCGCTCGCCGAGGCCAGCCCCAAGGACGCCCACCTGCTCTTCGACCTCGCCATCTCGCAGGACGCGCTCGACCAGAACTCCCCCGCCGAGGCCAGCTACCGCCAGTCCATCGCGGACGACCCTGCCTACCTCGAGCCGCGCGTCGGCCTGGGTCTGATGCTGGCCCGTACCGGCCACACCGAGGCAGCGCACAAGGAACTGCTCGAAGCCGTAGCGCTGAAGGACGACAAGGAGGAGGACAAGCCGCTGCGAGCCCGCGCCTACCGCGCCCTCGCTCGTCTCGACGTGGCCACAGCCCCCGCCGCAGCTCGCGACGAGCTGCTTGAGGCCCTGAAACTCACTCCCGAGACCCCGCAGGACACCGAGCTGAGCGCAGAGCTGGCGGCCCACGCCAGCAACGGCCAGCTCGCCGCTGAGCAGGCTTACCGCCGCAGCCTCGCCGCCGTGCCCAACGACCCGGCTGCCACCGCCGGGCTGGCGCACCTGCTCATCCAGCAGAAGAAATCCGCCGAAGCCGAGCCGCTGCTGACCGCCGCGCTGGCCGAGCACCCCGGCGACAGCACGCTCACCGTGCAGCTCGCCACGCTCTACGCCTCCGAGGGCAAGTCCGCGCAGGCCCTGCCTCTGGTCGAGCAGCTCCACGCCGCTCACCCTGACGACACCGCCGTCAACCGCCTCCTCGCCGACCTCTACGCCGAGGGTGGCGACTACGCTAAGGCCGAGCCTCTGCTGGCGGCGCTCTCCGCCCAGTCCCCGCAGGACGCCGTCCTGGCCGACGACCACGCCGACGCGCTTATCCACACGGGCCGTAACGCCGACGCCCAGGCCATTCTCCAGCGCATCGTGGCCCAGCCCGCGCTCTTCCACACACCCGCCGATCTCGGCTCCGCCGCCAGCCATCTGGCCTTCGCGGCGTCCGAGAACAACGACCCCGCAGCCTGCTTGCAGGCACTTACGGTTCGTGCTACTGTGTTGCCACCATCGCCCTCGTCGCTCTTCCTCGAGGCCATCTCCCATGACAAGCTTCGTCAGCGGAAAGAGGCCATCGAGGCTTACAAACGATTCCTGGCGCTGGCGAACGGCAAGCTCCCCGATCAGGAGTTCCAGGCGCGCCACCGGCTTGTAGCTCTACAGCATTGA